DNA sequence from the Streptomyces canus genome:
GCTGGGCCTGGAGGCCGACGACCCGGCTCGCCGTGTCGTCCGGCTGACCAACCCGCTGAACGACGAGGAGCCCGCGCTGCGTACGTCGCTGCTGCCGGGGCTGCTCGGTGCCCTGCGGCGCAACGACGGGCGGGGTTCGCACGATCTGGCGCTGTTCGAGACCGGGTTGGTCTTCCTGCCGCGCTCGGAGCAGCGGGTCGCCGCGGTGCTGCCGGTGGACCGGCGTCCCACGGACGCGGAGATCGCCGAACTGGACGCCGCACTGCCGGAACAGCCGCGGCACGTGGCCGTGGTGCTCGCCGGTGCGCGGGAGCAGGCCGGCTGGTGGGGCAAGGGCCGTCCGGCCGACTGGGCCGACGCGGTCGAGGCCGGGCGCCTGGTCGCGCGTGAGGCCGGCGCCGAGCTGGTCGTGCGGGGCGGTCAGTACGGGCCGTGGCACCCGGGACGCTGTGCCGAGTTCGTGGTCGTCGTGGACGGCGCCGAGACGGTCGTCGGTCACGCCGGTGAGCTTCATCCGCGGGTGGTGAAGGCGTTCGGGCTGCCGGCGCGCACCTCCGCGATGGAGCTGGACCTGGATGTCCTCGAGGCGGTCGGCGACGACACCCCGCAGGCGCCGGCCATCTCCACGTTCCCGGTGGCCACGCAGGATGTCGCCCTGGTCGTCGACAAGTTCGTGCCGCACGCCGACGTCGAGACCGCGCTGCGTGAGGGCGCGGGTGAACTCCTCGAGGGGATCCGGCTGTTCGACGTGTACGAGAACGAGGAGCAGCTGGGGGACGGCAAGAAGTCGCTGGCCTACGCGCTGCGTTTCCGTGCGGGGGACCGGACCCTGACCGTGGACGAGGCTTCCGCGGCCCGGGACGCGGCGGTCGCCCTCGCCGGGGAGCGTACGGGGGCTGTGCTCCGAGGCTGAGTGTGCGGAGCGTGCGGCCACCTCACTCGATAGGGTGAGTTCCCCCGGCGATCTGGCCCTTTTGGCCCATGTGGTCGACAGAATCGGACCGGCCTTTCGAGGTCGGTCCGATTGCGTGTGCAGGGCCTAGTTGGGGGGCCATCGGCATGATGTGCTTGAGGGCTGCGGTGCCTCGTGTCGTCGGGCGTGCCGCTCGCCTCGCGGTCCGCAGAGGCCACCGGACGTCGCGCCGTGCGCTGACGCTCGGGCTGCCCACGGTGTGGGGCGCCGCCGCGATCACGTACAAACTGACCTGCCCGCTCGCACAGCAGAACGGCCTGGGCGCGCGAGTCGCCGGCAGCGCCGTGTTCTTCGCGGTGGGCACCGGGCTGATCGTCCATGTCCGGCGGACCCTGCTGCGTGAGCTCAGACAAGCCCGCCAGGTCGCGGGCGCCGCCCAGAGCGCGCTGCTGCGCCCGTTGCCGCCGCGCATCGACGGGCTCACCGTGGCCGCGGCCCAGCTGTCCGCCGACCGGGGCGCCACCATCGGCGGCGACCTGTACGAGGCCGTCGCCACGGAACACGGTGTACGGGTCGTCATGGGCGACGTCCGCGGCCACGGCCTCACCGCCATCGGTACGGCCGCCGCGGTCCTCGGCAGCTTCCGCGAGGCTGTCCACGACGAGCCCGAACTCGCCGGGGTGCTGCGCAGACTGGACCGTGCGCTCGCCCGGCACCTGAGGGAGCGCGCCGAACATGACGGTACGGTCGCCGAGGAGTTCGTCACGGTGCTGCTGCTGGAGATCGGCAGGGACGGTGGGCTCCACGCCCTCAACTGCGGCCACCTGTGGCCGTACCTGTTGAGTGGCCCCGGGGTCGAGCCTCTGTCGTGCGCGGATCCGTTGCCGCCCCTCGGCCCGTTTCGGCTGCCGTGGGACCTTCAGCCCCTGGAGTGCGGCCATCTGCTACCGGGCGAGACCCTGGTCCTGCACACGGACGGTGCAGAGGACGCGAGGGACGCTCATGGCCGGTTCTTTTCGCTGCCGGAAGTACTTCGTGAGGCTGCGCGGGGCGCTCCCGACGTCGTACTCGGTGCTGTATTCTCCGCTCTCCTGAACCACACGGGTGGCACCCCGACGGACGACGTCGCCCTCCTGGTGCTGAGAAACGAACGGCACCACTCAGCTGCCTCGGGAACTGCGCGACCAGCCACGACGCACCTCTGAAGCCCACGGCCGGGCCACCGCACTGTACGAGGGGGAGCCGGCGGCCCGGCCGGCCTCTTGCGAGGTATTTCAGTCAACCGGGCGGAAACTCTCCGCGACAGTGCGCACACCCTGCGGATTCGAGCACTCCGTTCACACCCCGTGTGAAGACGAACCCACTAATCTGTCGGCACCGAGCCACCCGGGGGGCATATATGCAGCCCAACACTCTGCTCGACGCGATCCTCGACGAAGCCGGGATCTCGCACGCCGGGCTTGCCGCACATGTGAACCAGGCCGGGAGGGCACGCGGTCTCGCGCTCAGGTACGAACACACCGCCGTGGCACGGTGGTTGAAGGGCCAGCGCCCGCGCGGTCAGGTGCCCGACCTGATCTGCGAGGTGCTCGCGGGCCGGCTCCAACGTCCCGTCACCCTCGACGACATCGGCCTCGGCGTGCCCGGCGAACCCTCCGCCCCGCACGGTACCTCGCTGTCCGGTTTCGTCGAACGGGCCACCGCTCTGTGGCGCTCCGACGAACAGCAGCGTCCGCACATCCTGGGCGCCCCCGCGGTCACCGGCACCCCCGCCGTCATGCCCGTGTGGGAGTGGGAGAACCCGCCGGAGGACGTCGACGTCTCCCGAGGCGGCCGGCACCGGGTCACCCACTCCGACATCGCGATGCTCCGCGCGGCCCGCACCCACTACGAGCAGATGTACCGCAAGGCCGGCGGCATAGCGACCCGCACCCGGATCGTCGGCTTCCTCAACGCCGAGGCCGCCCCGCTGCTGCGCGGCAGCTACACCGACGAGACGGGCCGCCAACTGCACCGCGCCACCGGCGGGTTGGTCGCCGTCGCCGGAATCTGCGCCTACGACTCCGACGCCCACGGCCTCGCCCAGCGCTACTTCCACCAGGCCCTCAGGCTCGCCAAGGCCAGCGGCGACCGCGGACTCGGCGCGTATGTCATCGCGCTGCTGGTCAACCAGGCCCTGTTCATGCGGGAGTACCGCCAGGCCGTCGCCTTCGCGGAGGCCGCGCTGCGGGCCGCAGGCAAGCACATCACCCCGGCGCTCGCCTGCGACCTCTACGCGATGCAGGCCAAGGCGTACGCCCACCTCGGTGACGGTACGACCGCGCTGTCCTGCATCCGGCGGGCCGAGCAGGCCGCCGAACGCATCCGGCGGGGGTACGAGCCCGATGAGACCGGCTATGTCCAGCCCGGCCTCGTCAACGTCCAGGTGGCGGAGGCGCTCCTCAGCCTCGGCGAACTCGCGGCGGCCGCCGCGCACGCCGCGGCCGCCGTCGACAACCCGGCCCACGACCGCGGGCGGGTGCACCGCCTCGCCATGCTCAGCACGATCGAACTGCGTCAGGGCAACGCCGACAAGGCGGTGGCCACCGCCGTGCAGATGGCGGAACAGGCCCGGGGAATGGAGTCCCAGCGCCTGCGCGACAGACTCAGAGCGGTCCGCGAACACCTGGTCCGCAGCGGCTGCGCGGGCACCGCCGAGGCAGCCGAACTGATCGACGGCGCACTGCGCGTACCGCTGTAGGAGGGCACGCGTACGCCGACAGCCACAGTCCCTGCTGCGATATTGCCACTTACTCGACGGAAGGTGGCAGAACCGTGCAGTGGACGAAACAGAACGAACAAACTGTGTATGAAAACCGCTGGTTCAGCGTCAATCTCGCCGATGTCGAGCTGCCGGACGGCCGGCATCTCGACCACTTCCTGATACGACTGCGGCCCGTCGCCGTCGCCACGGTGGTCAACGAGGCCAACGAGGTCCTCCTGCTGTGGCGTCACCGTTTCATCACGGACAGCTGGGGCTGGGAACTCGCCGCGGGTGTGGTCGAGGACGGCGAGGACATCGCCGTCGCGGCCGCCAGGGAACTCGAGGAAGAGACCGGCTGGCGACCGGGCCCGCTCCAGCACCTCATGAGCGTGGAGCCCTCCAACGGGCTCACCGACGCCCGGCACCACATCTACTGGGCCGACGAGGGCGAGTACATCGGGCACCCCGTGGACGACTTCGAGTCGGACCGCCGGGAATGGGTCCCCTTGAAGCTCGTTCCCGACATGGTCGCCCGTGGGGAGGTCCCGGCCGCCAACATGGCGGCCGCGTTACTCCTGTTGCACCATCTGAGGCTCGGTCAGGACGCTCAGCCCTGATCCCCCACCCGAGCGTCCCGATGCCTCAGTGGCCGAGAGCCTGCCAGATCGCCACGACGAGCGCGCCCACGGCGGTGATCGCCGCAACCGCGGGAAGCGGCCAGCGGGCGTGCTCCAGGGCGATGATCCGTGCGCTCAGATCGTCGATCTCCTTGTCCGTCTCCTCCGTACGGTGACTGAGCAGAGCGAGGCCTCCCTCGACGCGTGCGTACGCGACATCGAGGCGGCGTCGTAACTCTGCGAGTTCTCCATGGATCACGGGATGCTCCGGTTCGGCGGTCACAAGTCCGCTCCTTTCCGTAGTCATCACATCCCTTGCATGCGCATCAAGAGTCAACTCGCCTGGTGGACGCGTGGGGAGAGTGTGCGACGGGCATATGCGGGCCCGCCGTGCACACGGTGTGTGAATGCCACGGGCCCGGCACTCGCAAGAGCGCCGGGCCCGTGTTCGTAGCACTGTGTCATCAGCACCCTGGAACGGACAGAGTGCGGGTCAGTCGTAGGAGTAGAAGCCCGAGCCGGACTTCCGGCCGAGCCGGCCCGCGTCGACCATGCGCTGGAGCAGCGGGGGAGCGGCGTACAGCGGCTCCTTGTACTCCTCGTACATCGAGAAGGCGACCGAGGCGACGGTGTCCAGGCCGATCAGGTCGGACAGCTTCAGCGGGCCCATCGGATGGGCGCAGCCCAGCTCCATGCCGTTGTCGATGTCCTCGCGGCTCGCGATGCCCGACTCGAACATCCGGATCGCGGACAGGAGATACGGGATCAGCAGCGCGTTGACCACGAAGCCGGAGCGGTCCTGGGCGCGGATCGCGTGCTTGCCGAGCAGCTTCTCGGCGAACTGCTGGGCGCGGGCCAGCGTGCCCTCGGACGTCGTGAGCGCCGGGATCAGCTCGACGAGCTTCTGCACCGGGGCCGGGTTGAAGAAGTGGATGCCGACGACCTGGTCGGGCCGCGAGGTGGCGACCGCCAGCCGCACCAGCGGGATGGAGGAGGTGTTGGAGGCCAGGATCGCGTCCGGGCGGGTCACCACATGGTCGAGCACCTGGAAGATCTCGGTCTTGACCTGCTCGTTCTCCACGACGGCCTCGATGACCAGGTCGCGGTCGGCGAACTCGCCGAGGTCGGTGGTGAAGCTCAGACGTGCCTGCGTCTCCGCCAGCTCGTCCGCCGTGATCTTGCCGCGTTCGGCGGCCTTGGTCAGGGAGTTGAACAGCCGGGTGCGGCCGATCTCCAGGGCCTCGCCGGTGGTCTCGGCGACCTTCACGTCCAGGCCGGCGCGGGCGCACACCTCGGCGATGCCCGCCCCCATCTGGCCGCAGCCCACCACTCCGACGCGCGCGATGTCTCCCGCCGGGAAGTCCGTCACTTCGTCCCTTTCGCTGATCTTCACCTGGTGGCAGGTCGGCCGTTGTCCGGTTCCTGCTCCGTTCGTGCACGTTACTCCCAAGTATCGATGATCGATCGCCGGGGTCCGTCATCCGTCGGGCATTCTGGGGCGCGGAGACGATCCGTGACCGAGCGGATCCATGGTGTTGGGGGAGTGTGCACATGGGGCGTCTGTCGCGCCGGGCCTTCGCGCTGGCCGCGCTGTCGACCATGACCTCGGCCTCGGGAGCGGCGGCGGCACCGCGGCATCCGAGACGGGCTGTGACCGGGATGCGGGGCGTGTGGCTCGCCACCGTGTCCAACCGGGACTGGCCGTCGAAGCCGGGGCTGACCGCCGCACAGCAGCGCGCGGAGCTGATCGCCCACCTCGACCGGGCGGCGGCGGACCGCCTGAACGCGGTGATGTTCCAGGTACGGCCCACCGCCGATGCCCTGTGGCCCTCGCCGTACGAGCCCTGGTCGCAGTACCTCACCGGGACCCAGGGCAGGAACCCCGGCTGGGACCCGCTCGGCACGGCCGTGGCCGAGGCGCACCGGCGGGGCCTGCAACTGCACGCCTGGTGCAACCCGTACCGCATCGCCAACCACGGCGACCCGACCCGGCTGGTCTCCTCCCACCCCGCCCGCCGGCACCCGGACTGGGTGGTGACGTACGGCGGGAAGCTCTACTACAACCCCGGGCTGCCCGAGGTCCGCGCCTTCGTCCAGGACGCCATCCTCGACGCGGTGCGCAAGTACCCGGTGGACGCGGTCCACTTCGACGACTATTTCTACCCGTATCCGGTGGCGGGCCAGACCTTCGACGACGACGCGGCCTACGACGCGTACGGCGGCGCCTTCGCGAACCGGGCCGACTGGCGGCGGGACAACATCGACAAGCTGGTCCTGGAGACCGCGGCCCGCATCAAGCGGATCCGGCCCACCGCACAGTTCGGCATCAGCCCCTTCGGGGTGTGG
Encoded proteins:
- a CDS encoding PP2C family protein-serine/threonine phosphatase codes for the protein MMCLRAAVPRVVGRAARLAVRRGHRTSRRALTLGLPTVWGAAAITYKLTCPLAQQNGLGARVAGSAVFFAVGTGLIVHVRRTLLRELRQARQVAGAAQSALLRPLPPRIDGLTVAAAQLSADRGATIGGDLYEAVATEHGVRVVMGDVRGHGLTAIGTAAAVLGSFREAVHDEPELAGVLRRLDRALARHLRERAEHDGTVAEEFVTVLLLEIGRDGGLHALNCGHLWPYLLSGPGVEPLSCADPLPPLGPFRLPWDLQPLECGHLLPGETLVLHTDGAEDARDAHGRFFSLPEVLREAARGAPDVVLGAVFSALLNHTGGTPTDDVALLVLRNERHHSAASGTARPATTHL
- a CDS encoding transcriptional regulator; the encoded protein is MQPNTLLDAILDEAGISHAGLAAHVNQAGRARGLALRYEHTAVARWLKGQRPRGQVPDLICEVLAGRLQRPVTLDDIGLGVPGEPSAPHGTSLSGFVERATALWRSDEQQRPHILGAPAVTGTPAVMPVWEWENPPEDVDVSRGGRHRVTHSDIAMLRAARTHYEQMYRKAGGIATRTRIVGFLNAEAAPLLRGSYTDETGRQLHRATGGLVAVAGICAYDSDAHGLAQRYFHQALRLAKASGDRGLGAYVIALLVNQALFMREYRQAVAFAEAALRAAGKHITPALACDLYAMQAKAYAHLGDGTTALSCIRRAEQAAERIRRGYEPDETGYVQPGLVNVQVAEALLSLGELAAAAAHAAAAVDNPAHDRGRVHRLAMLSTIELRQGNADKAVATAVQMAEQARGMESQRLRDRLRAVREHLVRSGCAGTAEAAELIDGALRVPL
- a CDS encoding NUDIX hydrolase, whose amino-acid sequence is MQWTKQNEQTVYENRWFSVNLADVELPDGRHLDHFLIRLRPVAVATVVNEANEVLLLWRHRFITDSWGWELAAGVVEDGEDIAVAAARELEEETGWRPGPLQHLMSVEPSNGLTDARHHIYWADEGEYIGHPVDDFESDRREWVPLKLVPDMVARGEVPAANMAAALLLLHHLRLGQDAQP
- a CDS encoding 3-hydroxybutyryl-CoA dehydrogenase, which produces MKISERDEVTDFPAGDIARVGVVGCGQMGAGIAEVCARAGLDVKVAETTGEALEIGRTRLFNSLTKAAERGKITADELAETQARLSFTTDLGEFADRDLVIEAVVENEQVKTEIFQVLDHVVTRPDAILASNTSSIPLVRLAVATSRPDQVVGIHFFNPAPVQKLVELIPALTTSEGTLARAQQFAEKLLGKHAIRAQDRSGFVVNALLIPYLLSAIRMFESGIASREDIDNGMELGCAHPMGPLKLSDLIGLDTVASVAFSMYEEYKEPLYAAPPLLQRMVDAGRLGRKSGSGFYSYD
- a CDS encoding glycoside hydrolase family 10 protein, with product MGRLSRRAFALAALSTMTSASGAAAAPRHPRRAVTGMRGVWLATVSNRDWPSKPGLTAAQQRAELIAHLDRAAADRLNAVMFQVRPTADALWPSPYEPWSQYLTGTQGRNPGWDPLGTAVAEAHRRGLQLHAWCNPYRIANHGDPTRLVSSHPARRHPDWVVTYGGKLYYNPGLPEVRAFVQDAILDAVRKYPVDAVHFDDYFYPYPVAGQTFDDDAAYDAYGGAFANRADWRRDNIDKLVLETAARIKRIRPTAQFGISPFGVWRNAATDPLGSDTRAGVQSYDDNFADTRKWVREGWIDYLVPQLYWNIGFAAADYAKLVPWWAKQAQGSRTKLYLGEALYKAGDPAQPTAWQDPAELSRHLTLARDYKQVRGHVFFAAREVTSDPIGAMARVVADHYQVPAVPPRRITGRSAGAGA